CAGTGTCTTCGCGGTATTTCATGGTAATCAGGGATTTTTGAGATTAAGTTATAAGCTGAAAATTGTTCTTTTCTTTCTTTTGTTATAGAGGTTGCTGGTGAGAGCTGGTCTCAATTATCGCAAGTAATCATTAAACTTCATTTTTGTTCTTCAAAATCTTTAATAACTCTTTCATATTTTGGATAGATTCTTTTCACTATTTCCCGGAATTTCTTAGCATGCCTTTTAACGATTAGATAGGCTGGCTCATGAGCGATTATGTATTTTAAAACAAATTCTGGGTATTTTCTTGCCTTGATGTTTATGTAGATTTTATTTCCCTTGAGTAAAGCTAATGTATCCATGTTAGCGACCTCAATCTTCAGGTTCCCGTAGACTTCCATTCCGTTGCCTTCTGTAAGTTCCCTCATTATGTCTTCCACTTTTGCTGAAGCTCCTCTACTTCTTTATCTATTTTCTCAGCCATATTCTTCCTCCAAGTTTGTAAAGATTTTATCAACAACCTCGTCTAATTCTTCCATAATTCCAATTCTCCCTAACTATTCTTTTTACCTCCTTCCTCAGTCTCTTCTTCAAAAAATCAAAAACCTAAGCTTAGAAGAAAATCTTAAAGCTCCTAATAGACAGGATAATCTTTCATTCACATGAAGGGAGGGTAATAATAAAGGGATACATACCCATAATTAAAGGGGAAAAATCCATTGAAGAGTACCTTAAAACGTTTAACGAAAATTTTGCTGGGACAACGTCCATGAAGTTTTGAAATCATGGACGATATCCCAGTAATTGGCTTAAATTTGAAATTGTAAATTAAAGTATAAAGTTTTAACATACCCTTAAACTTCCATTGAAGGAACGCTTGAGCATATCTGATATACACACGCGCTTGCGCGAGGAAGATTAGAATTTAGTGTGTCACTATTCCCTTAACTATGTTGAAGCATGCTTTTAATGATCAGAAGACTTTTTTCGAGACATTCTTCAGATTCTTCTCGCGTCGCTCCTTTACCTTTATGAATTATCTCATTTCTCACATCTTTTAATCGTTCTAGCTTCCTATATTCATCCCAGTCTATTTTTCCACTTAAATTGAGTACTTCGATAATACGATCTGTAGTTTTCCAAAAAATTGTACTTCTTAATTTTTCTCTTCTTTTTCCACTTACCTTATGTTCATTTAAAAAGTCATCCCAGAGCTTAGATAGCCACCATTCTACTATTGTCCAACTCATTATAAACGATTGAGTATACTCTGCGTTCGCGAAATGCGTATAGGCTTCAAGGAGGAGGCTAAGTAGAGGCTTGGTATCCTTAAGAGCCCATTTTTCAGCTTGTTTTATAATTTTGACCAACATATCCTTAGAAATGACAGGTATTTCTCGAAGAAGTAGATCTCCCATTATCGCTCTTGTTGGAATTATTGTTCTAATTGAGGCAAGTTCTTGAGAATACCATGTGATTGTTAAATCTGAAGGGTGAATTCTCACCTCCCCAACTTCGTTCTCTCTGATCGCAAACAGAGGCATACCCAAAAGAATCGCTGTTGCCATGATTTCATTAAGCATGTCTATTGCACGTAGCTTGTCTTCTGCTGTTATTGCTATGAATCCATCCTTGCTTACTACTACTTTATTTCCTTTATAATCGATATCAAAGGCTTTATCAAACCAAATTAAATCAACACCTGAGTAAATCCTTTGTGAGAAAGTAGCTTTTGGCTTTTGATCCACCCATATTGGTGGGAAAAAGTAGGTGCCATAACCTTTCAATCCAAATTCGATTTCTGCCACTTTAGTTTTCTGGAAACTGTTCACTCTAAACTTTTCAAGTTCTTCGTATTCTTCATACGTTTCTATTTCCACAAAATCCCTATGAGAACACCACCATGGAAAACCCAGTTCTTTATCTTTACCTTTAGCCTTTATCCCCTTAGCCACTTCGTGAGGAACTCTATACTTGTATTTCCCTTCCTTACATACATCTTTAACTATACGTTCAATATCTTTATCTCTAATATCCCCATAAATTAACCAGCCCCCAATACCTTGAGCAATTTCTTCGGTATACGTAAACGGTTTTTCCCACGCTGTTAATATCATATCTCCTATTCTCCTAAAAGCTCTTACTAAGAAATCTTCCAAAATTTCAGAAAGCAATTTCTTCCCACCAGTCCATGTTCTAATTTCTATGTTCCATTTTTCGTCTTTAAGAATGCTTTCCAATTTTGTATATTCATATTTATTGAGCCTAGGGTAAGTATGGATGTTTATTTCAAAATCTTTTATTGTTGATAAATGAGTTACGACCAATATCTGAAACGACGGTTCTAAGAATTCGATGATTTCTACTTGACATGGTTCAATGAACCAGATACTAAAAGGTACTCTTGCTTTCGCCTCTTCCGACAGGGAGTTGTATGACTCCCTGAATTTAATTATTAGTTGAAAAAGCCATTCTTTCCAATCCATTTTATATTTACTCATTAGGTCTACTTTTTCCTTCCAAATTCATAAATCTTTTTGTTCTTAGAAGTAACTTCAGCTAGAATCTCGCATCCTCCTCGGGCTCTTTCCGTGCTGCTTCCAAAATCTCGCTTACGCGCACCCGCTATATTGTGTTTCAGATACTGGGAAAAGCTTTCCATTTTTATCAAGAGTATTGAATAAACCAAGATATTTTCTAAGAGCTTCCTCAGCTTCATCATTGTAGAATGTTATCCGGCTCATCTTCGTCCTAGATGAATCCTTCTCTGGAATAACCATTCTCTTTTCAAAGTCTACGTCCTTAATTTTTAGGTTGAATAGCTCTTTTCTCCTCAGCCCCGTTGTTGCAAATAATAGGAGTATTACTTTTGCTAAAGGTTCTTTCAGGAATTGGTAGAATTCTTGAAGTTCTCTCTTTGATGGTATCCGAATGGACGGTTCGGAAATTTGAAGCCTTCAATTACTTCTGGTTTTCCAAGGTAATCTCTGTAAA
This Candidatus Methanomethylicota archaeon DNA region includes the following protein-coding sequences:
- a CDS encoding DUF45 domain-containing protein, whose product is MEDIMRELTEGNGMEVYGNLKIEVANMDTLALLKGNKIYINIKARKYPEFVLKYIIAHEPAYLIVKRHAKKFREIVKRIYPKYERVIKDFEEQK
- a CDS encoding site-specific integrase, translated to MPSKRELQEFYQFLKEPLAKVILLLFATTGLRRKELFNLKIKDVDFEKRMVIPEKDSSRTKMSRITFYNDEAEEALRKYLGLFNTLDKNGKLFPVSETQYSGCA